From one Oncorhynchus keta strain PuntledgeMale-10-30-2019 chromosome 30, Oket_V2, whole genome shotgun sequence genomic stretch:
- the LOC118380499 gene encoding E3 ubiquitin-protein ligase RLIM isoform X10 yields MEGSDSSEPGASDQPEAQRRRQRDRLDREEAFYQFVNNLSEADYRLMRDNNLLGTPGEITAEELLSRLQQIKDGPEQQQPSINTSETGEATGELAEGPEDPSNGDTLLDWLNTVRRTGNTTRSGHRGNQSWRAVSRTNPNSGDFRFSLEINVNRNLAEQQARAEGEAEAQEEAPTRAPGNGVEVQPEAEVPMETGEVLEEPVVEEMAVIVEPEAEMEPVADVEAEPVADVEAEPVADIEAEPVADVEAEPVADVEAEPVADVEAEPVADVEAEPVADVEAEPVAEVEAEAEVEAELEAEVEAEAEPEAEVEAEPEAEVEAEPEAEVEAEPEAEVEAEPEAEVEAEPEAEVEAEAEAEPEAEVEADPEAELEAEMVPELVVEVVPQLPSPVTTTPPVSRPASPLVQAPPAAPAPPSPPPEEPPRRGQRRARSRSPEQRRTRARTTRSRSPLTLDRLPRHVPTSPAPQAPAEGSSRTRQHVLSRQSTAEYEAQSAGTGSDTGSGNVPEPGTTPPQEGEAAGGEGAAGRRPPTIMLDLQVRRVRPGEYRQRDSIANRTRSRSQNSNNTFLYESERGGFRRTFSRSERAGVRTYVSTIRIPIRRISDAGLGEATSMALQTMIRQIMTGFGELSYFMDSDSDSSDSNRGGGNPTGAADLAEALNTPDGGVASMAEGVEPPVSVSGHSIGGAGEARTEEREGEDGMGLGLSPGIGLGVGGTPREGRARPRAPISLEEPGSLPFLRLAHFFLLNDEDEEQPRGLTKEQIDNLSTRNFGESDALKTCSVCITEYAEGNKLRKLPCSHEYHVHCIDRWLSENSTCPICRRAVLVSANRESVV; encoded by the exons ATGGAGGGCTCCGACAGTTCTGAGCCAGGCGCCAGTGACCAACCAGAGGCCCAGCGCAGGCGGCAACGGGACCGGCTAGACCGGGAGGAGGCCTTCTACCAGTTTGTCAACAACCTGAGTGAGGCAGACTACCGGCTGATGAGAGACAACAACCTGCTAGGTACCCCAG GTGAGATCACAGCAGAGGAGTTGTTGAGTCGGCTGCAGCAGATTAAGGATGGACCAGAGCAGCAGCAGCCTAGCATCAACACCAGTGAGACTGGAGAAGCTACAGGAG AACTGGCAGAAGGTCCAGAGGACCCGTCTAACGGCGACACCCTCTTGGATTGGCTGAACACCGTCAGGCGGACAGGCAACACCACCCGCAGTGGTCACCGAGGCAACCAGTCATGGCGGGCGGTGAGCCGGACCAACCCAAACAGCGGAGACTTCCGGTTCAGTCTGGAGATCAACGTTAACCGTAACCTGGCCGAGCAGCAGGCCCGCGCCGAGGGGGAGGCCGAGGCGCAGGAGGAGGCCCCAACTAGAGCACCTGGCAATGGGGTGGAGGTCCAGCCGGAGGCGGAGGTGCCcatggagacaggagaggtgCTGGAGGAACCAGTTGTGGAGGAGATGGCTGTCATAGTGGAACCAGAAGCGGAGATGGAGCCAGTGGCTGATGTAGAAGCTGAGCCAGTGGCTGACGTAGAAGCTGAGCCAGTGGCTGACATAGAAGCTGAGCCAGTGGCTGACGTAGAAGCTGAGCCAGTGGCTGATGTAGAAGCTGAGCCAGTGGCTGACGTAGAAGCTGAGCCAGTGGCTGACGTAGAAGCTGAGCCAGTGGCTGACGTAGAAGCTGAGCCAGTGGCTGAAGTAGAAGCAGAGGCTGAAGTAGAAGCTGAGCTAGAGGCTGAAGTAGAAGC AGAAGCTGAGCCAGAGGCTGAAGTAGAAGCTGAGCCAGAGGCTGAAGTAGAAGCTGAGCCAGAGGCTGAAGTAGAAGCTGAGCCAGAGGCTGAAGTAGAAGCTGAGCCAGAGGCTGAAGTAGAAGCTGAGCCAGAGGCTGAAgtagaagcagaagcagaagctgAGCCAGAGGCTGAAGTAGAAGCTGATCCAGAGGCAGAACTAGAAGCAGAGATGGTCCCAGagttagtagtagaggtagtccCACAGCTGCCCAGCCCTGTCACCACCACCCCTCCTGTCTCCAGACCAGCCAGTCCCCTGGTGCAGGCCCCTCCAGCCGCCCCTGCCCCTCCTAGCCCGCCCCCTGAGGAGCCTCCGCGACGGGGCCAGAGACGAGCCCGCAGCCGTAGCCCTGAGCAGCGCCGGACCAGGGCTCGCACCACACGAAGTCGTTCCCCCCTCACCCTGGACCGACTCCCCCGCCACGTCCCCACCAGCCCCGCCCCCCAGGCCCCCGCAGAGGGAAGCTCACGGACTCGACAGCATGTTCTGTCCCGGCAGAGCACCGCAGAGTACGAGGCCCAGTCAGCCGGAACAGGGTCTGACACGGGGTCTGGGAACGTCCCAGAGCCTGGTACCACCCCACCCCAGGAGGGAGAGGCCGCGGGCGGGGAGGGAGCAGCAGGACGACGTCCCCCCACCATCATGCTGGACCTGCAGGTGCGTCGTGTTCGTCCAGGTGAGTACCGCCAGAGGGACAGCATTGCTAACAGAACCCGCTCACGCTCCCAGAACTCCAACAACACCTTCCTGTACGAGAGTGAGAGGGGCGGGTTCCGCAGGACCTTCTCCAGGTCCGAGCGTGCGGGTGTGAGGACGTACGTCAGCACCATCAGGATCCCCATCAGGAGGATCAGTGATGCAGGGTTGGGAGAGGCCACCTCCATGGCTCTGCAGACCATGATACGACAGATCATGACCGGCTTCGGAGAGCTCAGCTACTTCATGGACTCAGACTCTGACTCCTCGGACTCAAACCGTGGCGGTGGTAACCCCACTGGCGCTGCCGACCTGGCCGAGGCGCTCAACACTCCCGACGGGGGAGTAGCCAGCATGGCGGAGGGGGTGGAGCCTCCTGTCTCAGTGAGCGGGCATAGTATTGGAGGAGCCGGGGAGgcaaggacagaggagagggagggggaggacggGATGGGTCTAGGTCTGTCCCCAGGAATAGGTTTAGGGGTGGGGGGCACCCCCAGGGAGGGGCGAGCTCGGCCCCGTGCCCCCATCAGTCTGGAGGAACCGGGGTCACTACCCTTCCTCCGCCTTGCTCACTTCTTCCTCCTGAATGATGAGGATGAGGAACAGCCCAGAGGACTCACCAAGGAGCAGATCGACAACCTCTCCACCAGGAACTTTGGGGAGAGTGATGCTCTGAAGACCTGCAGTGTGTGTATCACAGAGTATGCTGAGGGGAACAAGTTGAGGAAGTTGCCCTGTTCTCATGAGTACCATGTTCACTGTATCGACCGCTGGCTGTCTGAGAACTCCACCTGTCCTATCTGCCGCAGGGCCGTGTTGGTGTCTGCTAACCGGGAGAGTGTGGTCTAA
- the LOC118380499 gene encoding E3 ubiquitin-protein ligase RLIM isoform X6 yields MEGSDSSEPGASDQPEAQRRRQRDRLDREEAFYQFVNNLSEADYRLMRDNNLLGTPGEITAEELLSRLQQIKDGPEQQQPSINTSETGEATGELAEGPEDPSNGDTLLDWLNTVRRTGNTTRSGHRGNQSWRAVSRTNPNSGDFRFSLEINVNRNLAEQQARAEGEAEAQEEAPTRAPGNGVEVQPEAEVPMETGEVLEEPVVEEMAVIVEPEAEMEPVADVEAEPVADVEAEPVADIEAEPVADVEAEPVADVEAEPVADVEAEPVADVEAEPVADVEAEPVAEVEAEAEVEAELEAEVEAELEAEVEAEAEPEAEVEAEPEAEVEAEPEAEVEAEPEAEVEAEPEAEVEAEPEAEVEAEAEAEPEAEVEADPEAELEAEMVPELVVEVVPQLPSPVTTTPPVSRPASPLVQAPPAAPAPPSPPPEEPPRRGQRRARSRSPEQRRTRARTTRSRSPLTLDRLPRHVPTSPAPQAPAEGSSRTRQHVLSRQSTAEYEAQSAGTGSDTGSGNVPEPGTTPPQEGEAAGGEGAAGRRPPTIMLDLQVRRVRPGEYRQRDSIANRTRSRSQNSNNTFLYESERGGFRRTFSRSERAGVRTYVSTIRIPIRRISDAGLGEATSMALQTMIRQIMTGFGELSYFMDSDSDSSDSNRGGGNPTGAADLAEALNTPDGGVASMAEGVEPPVSVSGHSIGGAGEARTEEREGEDGMGLGLSPGIGLGVGGTPREGRARPRAPISLEEPGSLPFLRLAHFFLLNDEDEEQPRGLTKEQIDNLSTRNFGESDALKTCSVCITEYAEGNKLRKLPCSHEYHVHCIDRWLSENSTCPICRRAVLVSANRESVV; encoded by the exons ATGGAGGGCTCCGACAGTTCTGAGCCAGGCGCCAGTGACCAACCAGAGGCCCAGCGCAGGCGGCAACGGGACCGGCTAGACCGGGAGGAGGCCTTCTACCAGTTTGTCAACAACCTGAGTGAGGCAGACTACCGGCTGATGAGAGACAACAACCTGCTAGGTACCCCAG GTGAGATCACAGCAGAGGAGTTGTTGAGTCGGCTGCAGCAGATTAAGGATGGACCAGAGCAGCAGCAGCCTAGCATCAACACCAGTGAGACTGGAGAAGCTACAGGAG AACTGGCAGAAGGTCCAGAGGACCCGTCTAACGGCGACACCCTCTTGGATTGGCTGAACACCGTCAGGCGGACAGGCAACACCACCCGCAGTGGTCACCGAGGCAACCAGTCATGGCGGGCGGTGAGCCGGACCAACCCAAACAGCGGAGACTTCCGGTTCAGTCTGGAGATCAACGTTAACCGTAACCTGGCCGAGCAGCAGGCCCGCGCCGAGGGGGAGGCCGAGGCGCAGGAGGAGGCCCCAACTAGAGCACCTGGCAATGGGGTGGAGGTCCAGCCGGAGGCGGAGGTGCCcatggagacaggagaggtgCTGGAGGAACCAGTTGTGGAGGAGATGGCTGTCATAGTGGAACCAGAAGCGGAGATGGAGCCAGTGGCTGATGTAGAAGCTGAGCCAGTGGCTGACGTAGAAGCTGAGCCAGTGGCTGACATAGAAGCTGAGCCAGTGGCTGACGTAGAAGCTGAGCCAGTGGCTGATGTAGAAGCTGAGCCAGTGGCTGACGTAGAAGCTGAGCCAGTGGCTGACGTAGAAGCTGAGCCAGTGGCTGACGTAGAAGCTGAGCCAGTGGCTGAAGTAGAAGCAGAGGCTGAAGTAGAAGCTGAGCTAGAGGCTGAAGTAGAAGCTGAGCTAGAGGCTGAAGTAGAAGC AGAAGCTGAGCCAGAGGCTGAAGTAGAAGCTGAGCCAGAGGCTGAAGTAGAAGCTGAGCCAGAGGCTGAAGTAGAAGCTGAGCCAGAGGCTGAAGTAGAAGCTGAGCCAGAGGCTGAAGTAGAAGCTGAGCCAGAGGCTGAAgtagaagcagaagcagaagctgAGCCAGAGGCTGAAGTAGAAGCTGATCCAGAGGCAGAACTAGAAGCAGAGATGGTCCCAGagttagtagtagaggtagtccCACAGCTGCCCAGCCCTGTCACCACCACCCCTCCTGTCTCCAGACCAGCCAGTCCCCTGGTGCAGGCCCCTCCAGCCGCCCCTGCCCCTCCTAGCCCGCCCCCTGAGGAGCCTCCGCGACGGGGCCAGAGACGAGCCCGCAGCCGTAGCCCTGAGCAGCGCCGGACCAGGGCTCGCACCACACGAAGTCGTTCCCCCCTCACCCTGGACCGACTCCCCCGCCACGTCCCCACCAGCCCCGCCCCCCAGGCCCCCGCAGAGGGAAGCTCACGGACTCGACAGCATGTTCTGTCCCGGCAGAGCACCGCAGAGTACGAGGCCCAGTCAGCCGGAACAGGGTCTGACACGGGGTCTGGGAACGTCCCAGAGCCTGGTACCACCCCACCCCAGGAGGGAGAGGCCGCGGGCGGGGAGGGAGCAGCAGGACGACGTCCCCCCACCATCATGCTGGACCTGCAGGTGCGTCGTGTTCGTCCAGGTGAGTACCGCCAGAGGGACAGCATTGCTAACAGAACCCGCTCACGCTCCCAGAACTCCAACAACACCTTCCTGTACGAGAGTGAGAGGGGCGGGTTCCGCAGGACCTTCTCCAGGTCCGAGCGTGCGGGTGTGAGGACGTACGTCAGCACCATCAGGATCCCCATCAGGAGGATCAGTGATGCAGGGTTGGGAGAGGCCACCTCCATGGCTCTGCAGACCATGATACGACAGATCATGACCGGCTTCGGAGAGCTCAGCTACTTCATGGACTCAGACTCTGACTCCTCGGACTCAAACCGTGGCGGTGGTAACCCCACTGGCGCTGCCGACCTGGCCGAGGCGCTCAACACTCCCGACGGGGGAGTAGCCAGCATGGCGGAGGGGGTGGAGCCTCCTGTCTCAGTGAGCGGGCATAGTATTGGAGGAGCCGGGGAGgcaaggacagaggagagggagggggaggacggGATGGGTCTAGGTCTGTCCCCAGGAATAGGTTTAGGGGTGGGGGGCACCCCCAGGGAGGGGCGAGCTCGGCCCCGTGCCCCCATCAGTCTGGAGGAACCGGGGTCACTACCCTTCCTCCGCCTTGCTCACTTCTTCCTCCTGAATGATGAGGATGAGGAACAGCCCAGAGGACTCACCAAGGAGCAGATCGACAACCTCTCCACCAGGAACTTTGGGGAGAGTGATGCTCTGAAGACCTGCAGTGTGTGTATCACAGAGTATGCTGAGGGGAACAAGTTGAGGAAGTTGCCCTGTTCTCATGAGTACCATGTTCACTGTATCGACCGCTGGCTGTCTGAGAACTCCACCTGTCCTATCTGCCGCAGGGCCGTGTTGGTGTCTGCTAACCGGGAGAGTGTGGTCTAA
- the LOC118380499 gene encoding E3 ubiquitin-protein ligase RLIM isoform X3, whose amino-acid sequence MEGSDSSEPGASDQPEAQRRRQRDRLDREEAFYQFVNNLSEADYRLMRDNNLLGTPGEITAEELLSRLQQIKDGPEQQQPSINTSETGEATGELAEGPEDPSNGDTLLDWLNTVRRTGNTTRSGHRGNQSWRAVSRTNPNSGDFRFSLEINVNRNLAEQQARAEGEAEAQEEAPTRAPGNGVEVQPEAEVPMETGEVLEEPVVEEMAVIVEPEAEMEPVADVEAEPVADVEAEPVADIEAEPVADVEAEPVADVEAEPVADVEAEPVADVEAEPVADVEAEPVAEVEAEAEVEAELEAEVEAELEAEVEAELEAEVEAEAEPEAEVEAEPEAEVEAEPEAEVEAEPEAEVEAEPEAEVEAEPEAEVEAEAEAEPEAEVEADPEAELEAEMVPELVVEVVPQLPSPVTTTPPVSRPASPLVQAPPAAPAPPSPPPEEPPRRGQRRARSRSPEQRRTRARTTRSRSPLTLDRLPRHVPTSPAPQAPAEGSSRTRQHVLSRQSTAEYEAQSAGTGSDTGSGNVPEPGTTPPQEGEAAGGEGAAGRRPPTIMLDLQVRRVRPGEYRQRDSIANRTRSRSQNSNNTFLYESERGGFRRTFSRSERAGVRTYVSTIRIPIRRISDAGLGEATSMALQTMIRQIMTGFGELSYFMDSDSDSSDSNRGGGNPTGAADLAEALNTPDGGVASMAEGVEPPVSVSGHSIGGAGEARTEEREGEDGMGLGLSPGIGLGVGGTPREGRARPRAPISLEEPGSLPFLRLAHFFLLNDEDEEQPRGLTKEQIDNLSTRNFGESDALKTCSVCITEYAEGNKLRKLPCSHEYHVHCIDRWLSENSTCPICRRAVLVSANRESVV is encoded by the exons ATGGAGGGCTCCGACAGTTCTGAGCCAGGCGCCAGTGACCAACCAGAGGCCCAGCGCAGGCGGCAACGGGACCGGCTAGACCGGGAGGAGGCCTTCTACCAGTTTGTCAACAACCTGAGTGAGGCAGACTACCGGCTGATGAGAGACAACAACCTGCTAGGTACCCCAG GTGAGATCACAGCAGAGGAGTTGTTGAGTCGGCTGCAGCAGATTAAGGATGGACCAGAGCAGCAGCAGCCTAGCATCAACACCAGTGAGACTGGAGAAGCTACAGGAG AACTGGCAGAAGGTCCAGAGGACCCGTCTAACGGCGACACCCTCTTGGATTGGCTGAACACCGTCAGGCGGACAGGCAACACCACCCGCAGTGGTCACCGAGGCAACCAGTCATGGCGGGCGGTGAGCCGGACCAACCCAAACAGCGGAGACTTCCGGTTCAGTCTGGAGATCAACGTTAACCGTAACCTGGCCGAGCAGCAGGCCCGCGCCGAGGGGGAGGCCGAGGCGCAGGAGGAGGCCCCAACTAGAGCACCTGGCAATGGGGTGGAGGTCCAGCCGGAGGCGGAGGTGCCcatggagacaggagaggtgCTGGAGGAACCAGTTGTGGAGGAGATGGCTGTCATAGTGGAACCAGAAGCGGAGATGGAGCCAGTGGCTGATGTAGAAGCTGAGCCAGTGGCTGACGTAGAAGCTGAGCCAGTGGCTGACATAGAAGCTGAGCCAGTGGCTGACGTAGAAGCTGAGCCAGTGGCTGATGTAGAAGCTGAGCCAGTGGCTGACGTAGAAGCTGAGCCAGTGGCTGACGTAGAAGCTGAGCCAGTGGCTGACGTAGAAGCTGAGCCAGTGGCTGAAGTAGAAGCAGAGGCTGAAGTAGAAGCTGAGCTAGAGGCTGAAGTAGAAGCTGAGCTAGAGGCTGAAGTAGAAGCTGAGCTAGAGGCTGAAGTAGAAGC AGAAGCTGAGCCAGAGGCTGAAGTAGAAGCTGAGCCAGAGGCTGAAGTAGAAGCTGAGCCAGAGGCTGAAGTAGAAGCTGAGCCAGAGGCTGAAGTAGAAGCTGAGCCAGAGGCTGAAGTAGAAGCTGAGCCAGAGGCTGAAgtagaagcagaagcagaagctgAGCCAGAGGCTGAAGTAGAAGCTGATCCAGAGGCAGAACTAGAAGCAGAGATGGTCCCAGagttagtagtagaggtagtccCACAGCTGCCCAGCCCTGTCACCACCACCCCTCCTGTCTCCAGACCAGCCAGTCCCCTGGTGCAGGCCCCTCCAGCCGCCCCTGCCCCTCCTAGCCCGCCCCCTGAGGAGCCTCCGCGACGGGGCCAGAGACGAGCCCGCAGCCGTAGCCCTGAGCAGCGCCGGACCAGGGCTCGCACCACACGAAGTCGTTCCCCCCTCACCCTGGACCGACTCCCCCGCCACGTCCCCACCAGCCCCGCCCCCCAGGCCCCCGCAGAGGGAAGCTCACGGACTCGACAGCATGTTCTGTCCCGGCAGAGCACCGCAGAGTACGAGGCCCAGTCAGCCGGAACAGGGTCTGACACGGGGTCTGGGAACGTCCCAGAGCCTGGTACCACCCCACCCCAGGAGGGAGAGGCCGCGGGCGGGGAGGGAGCAGCAGGACGACGTCCCCCCACCATCATGCTGGACCTGCAGGTGCGTCGTGTTCGTCCAGGTGAGTACCGCCAGAGGGACAGCATTGCTAACAGAACCCGCTCACGCTCCCAGAACTCCAACAACACCTTCCTGTACGAGAGTGAGAGGGGCGGGTTCCGCAGGACCTTCTCCAGGTCCGAGCGTGCGGGTGTGAGGACGTACGTCAGCACCATCAGGATCCCCATCAGGAGGATCAGTGATGCAGGGTTGGGAGAGGCCACCTCCATGGCTCTGCAGACCATGATACGACAGATCATGACCGGCTTCGGAGAGCTCAGCTACTTCATGGACTCAGACTCTGACTCCTCGGACTCAAACCGTGGCGGTGGTAACCCCACTGGCGCTGCCGACCTGGCCGAGGCGCTCAACACTCCCGACGGGGGAGTAGCCAGCATGGCGGAGGGGGTGGAGCCTCCTGTCTCAGTGAGCGGGCATAGTATTGGAGGAGCCGGGGAGgcaaggacagaggagagggagggggaggacggGATGGGTCTAGGTCTGTCCCCAGGAATAGGTTTAGGGGTGGGGGGCACCCCCAGGGAGGGGCGAGCTCGGCCCCGTGCCCCCATCAGTCTGGAGGAACCGGGGTCACTACCCTTCCTCCGCCTTGCTCACTTCTTCCTCCTGAATGATGAGGATGAGGAACAGCCCAGAGGACTCACCAAGGAGCAGATCGACAACCTCTCCACCAGGAACTTTGGGGAGAGTGATGCTCTGAAGACCTGCAGTGTGTGTATCACAGAGTATGCTGAGGGGAACAAGTTGAGGAAGTTGCCCTGTTCTCATGAGTACCATGTTCACTGTATCGACCGCTGGCTGTCTGAGAACTCCACCTGTCCTATCTGCCGCAGGGCCGTGTTGGTGTCTGCTAACCGGGAGAGTGTGGTCTAA
- the LOC118380499 gene encoding E3 ubiquitin-protein ligase RLIM isoform X12, translating into MEGSDSSEPGASDQPEAQRRRQRDRLDREEAFYQFVNNLSEADYRLMRDNNLLGTPGEITAEELLSRLQQIKDGPEQQQPSINTSETGEATGELAEGPEDPSNGDTLLDWLNTVRRTGNTTRSGHRGNQSWRAVSRTNPNSGDFRFSLEINVNRNLAEQQARAEGEAEAQEEAPTRAPGNGVEVQPEAEVPMETGEVLEEPVVEEMAVIVEPEAEMEPVADVEAEPVADVEAEPVADIEAEPVADVEAEPVADVEAEPVADVEAEPVADVEAEPVADVEAEPVAEVEAEAEVEAELEAEVEAELEAEVEAELEAEVEAEAEPEAEVEAEPEAEVEAEPEAEVEAEPEAEVEAEAEAEPEAEVEADPEAELEAEMVPELVVEVVPQLPSPVTTTPPVSRPASPLVQAPPAAPAPPSPPPEEPPRRGQRRARSRSPEQRRTRARTTRSRSPLTLDRLPRHVPTSPAPQAPAEGSSRTRQHVLSRQSTAEYEAQSAGTGSDTGSGNVPEPGTTPPQEGEAAGGEGAAGRRPPTIMLDLQVRRVRPGEYRQRDSIANRTRSRSQNSNNTFLYESERGGFRRTFSRSERAGVRTYVSTIRIPIRRISDAGLGEATSMALQTMIRQIMTGFGELSYFMDSDSDSSDSNRGGGNPTGAADLAEALNTPDGGVASMAEGVEPPVSVSGHSIGGAGEARTEEREGEDGMGLGLSPGIGLGVGGTPREGRARPRAPISLEEPGSLPFLRLAHFFLLNDEDEEQPRGLTKEQIDNLSTRNFGESDALKTCSVCITEYAEGNKLRKLPCSHEYHVHCIDRWLSENSTCPICRRAVLVSANRESVV; encoded by the exons ATGGAGGGCTCCGACAGTTCTGAGCCAGGCGCCAGTGACCAACCAGAGGCCCAGCGCAGGCGGCAACGGGACCGGCTAGACCGGGAGGAGGCCTTCTACCAGTTTGTCAACAACCTGAGTGAGGCAGACTACCGGCTGATGAGAGACAACAACCTGCTAGGTACCCCAG GTGAGATCACAGCAGAGGAGTTGTTGAGTCGGCTGCAGCAGATTAAGGATGGACCAGAGCAGCAGCAGCCTAGCATCAACACCAGTGAGACTGGAGAAGCTACAGGAG AACTGGCAGAAGGTCCAGAGGACCCGTCTAACGGCGACACCCTCTTGGATTGGCTGAACACCGTCAGGCGGACAGGCAACACCACCCGCAGTGGTCACCGAGGCAACCAGTCATGGCGGGCGGTGAGCCGGACCAACCCAAACAGCGGAGACTTCCGGTTCAGTCTGGAGATCAACGTTAACCGTAACCTGGCCGAGCAGCAGGCCCGCGCCGAGGGGGAGGCCGAGGCGCAGGAGGAGGCCCCAACTAGAGCACCTGGCAATGGGGTGGAGGTCCAGCCGGAGGCGGAGGTGCCcatggagacaggagaggtgCTGGAGGAACCAGTTGTGGAGGAGATGGCTGTCATAGTGGAACCAGAAGCGGAGATGGAGCCAGTGGCTGATGTAGAAGCTGAGCCAGTGGCTGACGTAGAAGCTGAGCCAGTGGCTGACATAGAAGCTGAGCCAGTGGCTGACGTAGAAGCTGAGCCAGTGGCTGATGTAGAAGCTGAGCCAGTGGCTGACGTAGAAGCTGAGCCAGTGGCTGACGTAGAAGCTGAGCCAGTGGCTGACGTAGAAGCTGAGCCAGTGGCTGAAGTAGAAGCAGAGGCTGAAGTAGAAGCTGAGCTAGAGGCTGAAGTAGAAGCTGAGCTAGAGGCTGAAGTAGAAGCTGAGCTAGAGGCTGAAGTAGAAGC AGAAGCTGAGCCAGAGGCTGAAGTAGAAGCTGAGCCAGAGGCTGAAGTAGAAGCTGAGCCAGAGGCTGAAGTAGAAGCTGAGCCAGAGGCTGAAgtagaagcagaagcagaagctgAGCCAGAGGCTGAAGTAGAAGCTGATCCAGAGGCAGAACTAGAAGCAGAGATGGTCCCAGagttagtagtagaggtagtccCACAGCTGCCCAGCCCTGTCACCACCACCCCTCCTGTCTCCAGACCAGCCAGTCCCCTGGTGCAGGCCCCTCCAGCCGCCCCTGCCCCTCCTAGCCCGCCCCCTGAGGAGCCTCCGCGACGGGGCCAGAGACGAGCCCGCAGCCGTAGCCCTGAGCAGCGCCGGACCAGGGCTCGCACCACACGAAGTCGTTCCCCCCTCACCCTGGACCGACTCCCCCGCCACGTCCCCACCAGCCCCGCCCCCCAGGCCCCCGCAGAGGGAAGCTCACGGACTCGACAGCATGTTCTGTCCCGGCAGAGCACCGCAGAGTACGAGGCCCAGTCAGCCGGAACAGGGTCTGACACGGGGTCTGGGAACGTCCCAGAGCCTGGTACCACCCCACCCCAGGAGGGAGAGGCCGCGGGCGGGGAGGGAGCAGCAGGACGACGTCCCCCCACCATCATGCTGGACCTGCAGGTGCGTCGTGTTCGTCCAGGTGAGTACCGCCAGAGGGACAGCATTGCTAACAGAACCCGCTCACGCTCCCAGAACTCCAACAACACCTTCCTGTACGAGAGTGAGAGGGGCGGGTTCCGCAGGACCTTCTCCAGGTCCGAGCGTGCGGGTGTGAGGACGTACGTCAGCACCATCAGGATCCCCATCAGGAGGATCAGTGATGCAGGGTTGGGAGAGGCCACCTCCATGGCTCTGCAGACCATGATACGACAGATCATGACCGGCTTCGGAGAGCTCAGCTACTTCATGGACTCAGACTCTGACTCCTCGGACTCAAACCGTGGCGGTGGTAACCCCACTGGCGCTGCCGACCTGGCCGAGGCGCTCAACACTCCCGACGGGGGAGTAGCCAGCATGGCGGAGGGGGTGGAGCCTCCTGTCTCAGTGAGCGGGCATAGTATTGGAGGAGCCGGGGAGgcaaggacagaggagagggagggggaggacggGATGGGTCTAGGTCTGTCCCCAGGAATAGGTTTAGGGGTGGGGGGCACCCCCAGGGAGGGGCGAGCTCGGCCCCGTGCCCCCATCAGTCTGGAGGAACCGGGGTCACTACCCTTCCTCCGCCTTGCTCACTTCTTCCTCCTGAATGATGAGGATGAGGAACAGCCCAGAGGACTCACCAAGGAGCAGATCGACAACCTCTCCACCAGGAACTTTGGGGAGAGTGATGCTCTGAAGACCTGCAGTGTGTGTATCACAGAGTATGCTGAGGGGAACAAGTTGAGGAAGTTGCCCTGTTCTCATGAGTACCATGTTCACTGTATCGACCGCTGGCTGTCTGAGAACTCCACCTGTCCTATCTGCCGCAGGGCCGTGTTGGTGTCTGCTAACCGGGAGAGTGTGGTCTAA